The window GCCCCCGCAACCGACGACGCCGGTACCCGTGACGCCGGCACCGGCTGCACCGGAAGACTCGACGGTCGCGGCTGCGCATTCGGCCGAACGTATCGCAGCCGTAAACGGCGACCTCAAAACGCAGCTAGTATCACTCTTGGCTTCAGCTCAACCGGACACGGCGCTGGGCGACACCGGCGTCGTGTTGGCGCGCAACGCGCTCACCGGAATCGTCGCATCGCAGCTCAGCGCGTTGAGCGCCCAGCAGAGTCAACCGGGCACGTGGTCGTTCACCGTCCCGATCATGCTCGGTCAACAAATGTATCCGGCGCGTATCAACGTTTCGCGCGACAAACCCGAAGGCAGCCGCAATAACATCAGCGGCGATGATTTTCACATCGCGTTCATACTTGATACCAAACGACTAGGCACGATCGCCATCGATCTACACGCGGTCCAGCGTTCGGTCAGCGTTTCGGTTCGTACCGAACGGCCGAGTGCGGCAACCACGTTCAAATCCGCGCTCGCGAAGCTCGGCAAACGTTTGGAAGACATGCGTTACAACGTGAAAGCACTCGAAGCCGGAACGACCCGGGTCAAGACTCCGGAATCCGCGGCGCCTCCGCCCAGCGACTCGCTGAGCACGACGGACAAGAAAGCATGAACCGAGATCGCTTTTTCGATATGCGCAAGCCGCGCGAAGCGCGGCACGCGGCTGCGGCGTTACAGTACGACCCCGTCAAGACGAAGGCGCCGGAAGTCATCGCCGTCGGTCGCGGCATGCTCGCCGACGAGATCACGAAGATCGCCAAACAAAACAAAATCCCGATTCACGCCGACAAAGGGCTCGTCGAAGCGCTCACCCAGCTCGAGGTTGGGGCCGTCATCCCGCGTGAGCTCTACGTCGTCGTCGCGGAAGTGCTCTCGTGGGTCTACATGCTCGACGCGAGCCACGGCGACCCGAAGGACGTAACCCCGAAGTAGGCGTGCAGCCTGGGGCGGAGAGCCTTAGATCGAACAGGAGTTCGATTCCGGCTGGGGAACGTTTCTTTCCCGTGGGATGGATTGGGCGGCTCAAGGACGCCCTGAAGCGGACACGCGATGGCCTCGCGGGGGTCGAGACGCTGGCTGCAGCACGGCGGCCGCTGGATTCGGCATTTTGGGAAGAGCTCGAAGAGATTTTGATCGGCGCCGATTTCGGCGTGGCTACGACCGAAAAGATCCTCGACGGCCTCAAAGACGTCGCACACAAAGAGATGTGGGCGACGAGCGATCTCGTGATCGCACGCTTCAAGCGCGACGTCGCGAATTTTCTCACGCTTTCGAGCCAATTGCATCTCGATGCGAAGCCGAGCGTCATCTTGATCGTGGGTGTCAACGGCAGCGGTAAGACGACGACGATCGGCAAGCTCGCAACACGCTTTCGCAAAGACGGAAAGCGCGTATTGCTGGTCGCAGCCGACACGTTCCGCGCCGCCGCGGCCGATCAGCTAGAGATTTGGGCGCAACGCAGCGGTTCGGATATCGTGCGCGGACGTGAAGGCGCCGATCCGAGCTCCGTGGTGTTCGACGGTATCGCCGCAGCCAAGGCACGCAGCGCCGACATCGTCCTCGTCGACACCGCCGGTCGTTTGCAAACGAAAGTCAATCTCATGGAAGAGCTCAAGAAGATGCGGCGCATCATCGAACGCGAGCTGCCGGGTCAACCGGCTGCGACACTGCTCGTGCTCGACGGCACGACGGGACAAAACGCGATCTCGCAAGCGACGCTTTTCAATGTGGCGACGAAGCTCACGGGTGTCGTCGTCACCAAGCTCGATTCGACGGCGAAAGGCGGCGTGATCGTCGCGATCGTCGATGCGCTCGAGATCCCAATCGCGTTCATCGGCTTGGGTGAGAGCGCGGATGCGTTACAACCTTTTGAGGCCGCGAGCTTCCTCGAGGCTCTCTTCGATACGGTCCCAGCGTAGAAATGAGAGTGTCGAACAGTTGGCACTCTTGTCAACCAACATATCTGCGACATAGAGCTGTAAGACGCAAGACATAGGAGTAGAACAAACATGCCGCAAGACGAGCGCGCCGTCGCCCTCAACAACGCCCTGGTACAAATCGAGCGCCAATTCGGAAAAGGCGCGATCATGCGAATGGGCGAGATCACCGAAAGAATGGCGTTCGAGACGATCTCGACGGGCTCGGTCGCCCTCGATCTCGCGCTCGGGATCGGCGGCCTGCCGCGTGGGCGAATCGTCGAAATCTACGGTCCGGAATCCAGCGGTAAGACGACCCTGGCATTGCACGTGATTGCCGAAGCACAACGCGGCGGCGGCACTGCAGCGTTCATCGACGTCGAGCACGCGCTCGATCCAGCCTATGCAAAAGCGTTGGGAATTGATCTCGACAACTTGCTCGTTTCGCAACCGGATACCGGCGAACAAGCGCTGGACATCGCTGAGATGCTCGTACGTTCGAATGCTGTCGACGTCATCGTCGTCGACTCGGTCGCCGCGCTCGTCACCAAAGCCGAGCTCGAAGGCGACATGGGCGATACGCATGTCGGCTTGCAAGCGCGGCTGATGTCGCAAGCGTTGCGCAAGCTCACCTCGGCGATCTCACGCAGCAAGTGTGTGATGATCTTCATCAATCAGTTGCGCGAAAAAGTCGGCGTCATGTTCGGAAGTCCGGAAACGACGTCGGGCGGCCGTGCGCTCAAGTTCTACGCATCGATTCGCCTCGACGTGCGCAAACTGGAGCAGATAAAGATCGGTCAGGACGTCGTCGGGACCCGGACACGCGTCAAAGTCGTCAAGAACAAAGTCGCGCCACCGTTCCGTCAGGCCGAATTCGACATCACGTACGGACACGGGATCTCGAAGATGGGCTCGATCATCGATGTCGCACTCGAGCGCAACATCGTAGGAAAGAGCGGTTCGTGGTACACCTACGGCGATCAACGGATCGGTCAGGGACGCGAAAACGCCAAGGCGTTCCTCGAAGAGCACACCGATATTGCGGACGAGATCGCAACGAAGATCCGCGAAGCGCTCAAGACGCCCGTCTCGACGAACGGCGCGAACGGCGCGAACGGCGCGAACGGCACGAACGGCGTCGCCGTCGGTGCATCCGCAGAGTCAGACTAAGCGCCCTTCCGCTTACGTGTCGGCGCTGCGTTCGTTAGCGCAGCGCCGTCTCACGGAGGCGCAGCTCTGGTCGCGTCTCGAGCGCAAGGGCTTCCAAGACGACGAGATCGCTGATGCGGTTGCTCGCTGCAAACGCGATGGCTACCTCGATGACAAGCTTTACGCAGAGCTATACGTCACCGGTACGCGCAAGGCCGTCGGCGACGCGCGCATGGTTGCAGCGCTCACGGCGAAGGGCATCGATCGTGAGGTTGCATTCGTTTCCGTGCAGCGCGGGCCGCTCGATGAACGCACGCGCTGCAATGCAGCGCTCGAAACGCTGCAGCGACGCCGGCCCGAGATCAGTTATCCTTCGGCAGCGCGGTCGCTCGAACGTCTCGGCTTCCCGGCCTCGTTGATTTACGCGATTCTGCGCGAACGAATTGGGTCCGGCGGCATGTGACAGCGGGCACTCCCATTGACATGGGAGCCATCCGCATTCTTCTGGCTGAAGACGACGATGCAATTCGTACGCTGCTCGATCATCATCTGAGCAGTGAAGGTTTCCGGTGTGCTCATGCGAGCGATGGGATCAGCGCACTCGGCACGGCGCGCGACGGAGTCGATCTTGCAATCCTCGACATCGGTCTTCCACGACTCGACGGTCTGGAAGTCGCACGGATGTTGCGGCGGGAAGGGCGGCGCGTTCCGATTCTCATGCTGACCGGCCGCAGCGACGAAGTCGATCGCATCGTCGGCTTCGAGATCGGTGCGGACGATTACGTTACCAAGCCTTTCTTGCCGCGAGAGATAGTGGCGCGCGTGCGTGCGATTCTGCGGAGAACCGGGATTGCGTTCGAGGACAGTCCTCGCACGTTACGTTTCGGACGCCTCGTCATCGACGAGGGTGCACGTGAAGCGCGCGTCGACGGCGCCGACGTTGGGTTGAAACCGCGAGAATTCGCGCTCCTCCTCGAGCTGGCGTCGAACGCCGGTGTCGCGCTTTCGCGCTCGATGTTGCTCGAGCGCGTATGGGGCTTCGACTATGACGGCGACGAGCGTACGGTCGACGTACATGTCCGGCGCTTGCGCGCGAAGATCGAAGAGCAGCACATGATCGAAACCCCAATCGCGACCGTCCACGGCTACGGTTACAAGTTCGCGCGAGCGTGATGCCGGCGCGCCGCTTCCTCACAAAAGCCGGTTTCGCGCGCCGCCTTGCGCCGATGCTCGAGCGGCGCCGCGTTCCGTTGCTGGTCATTCGGCTTCGCGAAGTCGAGCGCGTTGCTTGGCTGCAGGGCCGCGCCTCGGCGCGCCGCCTCGAGAAGCGAGCCTGCGCGGTTCTCGCCGATGTTGCGCATCAACGGCTGCGCACCAGCGACTTGCTGGTTCACGAGCGCAACAGCGAGATTTTCTCAATTGCCCTACGCGAGCGCAGCGACGACGAGACCATCTCCGCGGAAGATTGCCGCGGCGCCCTCGAGCGCACGACTGCGGCGTTCGCACGCGCGTTGCCGATTGCAGTCGAAACCGGCTGGACTCTGCTTAGTCCGGGTGAGGTGAGCCTCGATCTGGCGACGGCATCGGCGCTCGAGCGCGGCGCGCACGAACGCCAGCGCCTCGATTTCTTTTCCACCGTCGCGCACGAAATGCGCTCGCCGCTCGGGGCGATTCGCGGCTATTTGCAGACGCTGCTCGAGGAGCCGCTCGATCCCTCGAGCTCGCGGCGTTTTCTCGAGATCGCGCGTAACGAGACGTTGCGCTTGGGGCGCATGGTCGACGGAATGTTCGCTGTTTCGCTGCTCGATCTCGAATACGGAGCCGGGCCGCCCCTCTCACAGGAGCGACGTACGTTTCCGCAAGACGCCCTTGACGCGGCGCTCGCCGCGCTTGCGCCGCGCGTACGCGAGCGGTGCGGCGATGTCCGGCACGCGCACATGCCGGCCTGCCCGGTAGCAATCGCGTTCGATCATCTCGTGCAGATTTTCATCAACGTCATCGGAAACGCGCTCGAACACGCGGGCGAGCACCGGCACGTGACCGTATGGAGCGCTCGGCGCGCACGCGAGGTCGAGGTCGGCGTCGACGATGATGGTCCCGGTATCCCGCTCGACGAGCGTGAATCGATCTTTACGTTCGGTTATCGTGCGCGTAGCGCCGGAGCCGGCCTCGGGCTTGCGGTTGTTCGTCGTCTGCTCGAACATGTCGGCGGCAGCGCGTGCGCAACCGAGTCTCCGCTTGGTGGCGCGCGCATCGTGATTCGCATTCCAACGGGATAATCACCGGCTGCGCGGAAACGTAGTATTCCGATGCGGAACGGTATTATCCGCGTCGCGTCGCTCGTGTGCGTCGCGACTTTGCTGATAGCTCCACTTGGTGTCCGGGCGCTCGAGCAAGATACGCTGGCTCGCGCTGCGGTTGACTATCGCAACCCTTCGAATCCGAAGCTCGAGGCGATGTTCCGAGCCGCGCTGCTCAATACGTCGAAGCAGATCACGATGGCGCAGGACGGGACCGCATACATCAAGACCGGCGATATTCCGGCCGAATGGTTGCGGGACGCCAGCGCCGAGTCGCGCCCGTTTCTGTATTTCGCCAAGGACGATCCGTCGACGCAGAAATTGCTTCGAGCGGTCATCGCGCGCATGGGTAAATACCTGCAAGTCGATCCCTACGCCAACGCCTTCACGCTTGACTACCGGGTGTGGGAAGAAAAATTCGAGCTCGATTCGCTCGCGTACCCACTGATCTTGGCGTGGACGTATTGGAAGGTCACCGGCGACGCAACGATCTTCACCGACGATTTCTCAAAAGGACTCGATCGCGCGCTCGATACGATGGAGCGCGAGCAAGATCATCCGCGCAACTCGCACTACACGCATCGTGAGCTCAAAGACGGCAAGGGAAATCCCGTCAAGTACACGGGGATGATTTGGACGGGTTTCCGTCCCTCCGATGATGCGTGCGTCTACAATTACTTGATTCCGTCCGAGATGATGGCGGTCGTCGCGCTCGGCGAGATCGAAGAGATCGAGCGCGTCGTCTATCGCAATCTGATCAAAGCCCAGCGCGCGAAAGCGTTGCGAACGGAAGTCAACAACGGGATCCAGGAATACGGCCTGGTCTTCATGCCGAACTACGGCTATGTTTACGCGTATGAAGTCGACGGACTTGGTCACGCCGTGTTGATGGATGATGCCAACATCCCGAGTTTGCTTTCGGCGCCGTACATCGGCTATACGAAGCCGACCGGCACGGTCTATGAGAACACGCGGCGCTATCTGCTTTCGAAAGACAATCCCTACTACTACACCGGGACGGTCGCGCACGGAATCGGCAGCGCGCATACCAGTGACGGCTGGGTGTGGCCGCTCGCGCTTGTGATGCAGGGACTCACGTCGACGAACGATGCGGAGAAACGCGACGTTCTCAACGAGCTGCTGGCTTCGGATACCGGCGATCACGTTCTGCACGAATCGTTCAATCCGAACGATCCGACAAAATTCACGCGGGCCGATTTTGGCTGGCCCAACGCGTTGTTCAGCGAGTTTGTGATGACGTCGTTCGACGGAGTCAAACCGTTGCCGACCTCTCCGACCGGCGATCTCGAAATCCTCGGCGAATAGCGCCGGGTGAGTCAAAACGGAAGCCGCGGTCTCGTGACCGTCATCGTCGGCATGCAGTGGGGCGACGAGGGCAAGGGCCGGGTCGTCGATATGATGGCCCGCGACGCGAATATCGTGGCGCGCTTCGGTGGCGGCGACAACGCTGGTCACACGCTAGTGGTCGAGGGCCTGAAATTGGCCCTGCGGATCGTCCCCTCGGGCGTCCTGGTCCCGGGGGTCGAGATGTTCGTGGGCGGGGGGACGGTCGTGTCGCTCTCTTCATTGATAGAAGAGCTCGATCGGCTCAAGGACCTCGGCGTCGATCTCTCCCGGATCAAGATCTCCGACCGGGCTCACATCGTCTTTCCTTATCACATCCTCGCAGACCGCGCCGGCGAGGCCGCGCGCGGAAGCGGCGCGATCGGGACGACCGGGCGCGGCATCGGGCCGGCCTATGTCGACAAGGTCGGACGCCAGGGGATCACGTTCGGTGATTTGCGGCAGCCGACGGTGCTCGCCGACAAGCTGCGCTTCAACTTGATGTCGCGTGCGGCGGGACTCGCGTCGGCGGGGACCCTGCCCAGCGAAGAAGACCTCATCGCTCAGACGCTCGCCTTCGCGCAGCGACTCGGACCGCACATCGTCGACGGTGTCGTCTACATTCATGATGCGCTGGCAAACGGGAAGCGCATCCTGGCCGAAGGCGCGCAGGCAACGATGCTCGATATCGGATTTGGAACCTATCCGTTCGTGACGAGCTCGCACACGATCGCGGGTGCGGCAACGATCGGATTAGGAATCGGTCCTAAAGCGATCGGGCGTGTGATCGGAATCGCAAAAGCATACTGCTCGCGGGTCGGCGCAGGACCGTTCCCCTCAGAGTTGCACGATGAACTCGGGGAACGATTGCGCCGCGACGGCGGCGAGTTTGGCACCGTGACGGGCAGACCGCGCCGCTGCGGATGGTTCGATGCAGTCGTCGGGCGCTACGCAGTTCAGGTAAATGGCCTCGATTCAGTCATCCTCACCAAACTCGACGTACTGAGCGGACTCGATCGGATCGGCGTCGTGACCGAATACCGGCGGGGAGAACGCGAAGCCGGCATCTCGGCCCTCGGCGATCCCAGCCTGGAGGTCAAGATCGAATGGTTCGAGGGCTGGAAAACCGACATCGGCGGTGCGCGTTCGCTTGTGGACCTTCCAACGGCCGCACGCCGCTACGTCGATGCACTGGAAAAGATGTTGGGCGTGCCGGTCGACGGAGCTTCCGTCGGGGCGGAACGCGCGCAGTTCGCCGCAGCCTCCTCCTAGGAGGTCCTCGCAGACCCGGCCGACCCAGCCGACCAAGCAGAAACTTGACCGTAGAGGCACTAGGTATGGAAGACGGACGGCGAAGCCGATACCCGTACCATAGGTCGCGCAAGGACGTTCGACCCATTTCGCCACGGTGGGCTGCTCCGCGGGTTTCCTTTTCAGGAACCCGTTAATAGGTGTCATTTGGATCGGTTGACGACCTCGTGGCAAGACATCTCTGCTCGCGCACGGGATTTTTTCGGAAGTCTCAGTTCGGGACAACGTCTCGCCGCCGGATTTATCGGCATCGCGCTCGTCATTGGAATTGGTGCGTGGTCAGTGTTTTACGGGCCACTGCACAAGGAACCGTATGCGGTTCTGTTTTCAAATTTGAATCCTGACGATTCTGCGTCGATAATCCAAAAACTCAAGGACGATAAGGTTCCGTACGTACTTACTGACGGCGGAGCGACGGTCAAAGTACCGCAAGCGAATTTGTACGATGAGCGCGTACAAA of the Candidatus Baltobacteraceae bacterium genome contains:
- a CDS encoding EscU/YscU/HrcU family type III secretion system export apparatus switch protein, whose product is MNRDRFFDMRKPREARHAAAALQYDPVKTKAPEVIAVGRGMLADEITKIAKQNKIPIHADKGLVEALTQLEVGAVIPRELYVVVAEVLSWVYMLDASHGDPKDVTPK
- the ftsY gene encoding signal recognition particle-docking protein FtsY, whose product is MGWIGRLKDALKRTRDGLAGVETLAAARRPLDSAFWEELEEILIGADFGVATTEKILDGLKDVAHKEMWATSDLVIARFKRDVANFLTLSSQLHLDAKPSVILIVGVNGSGKTTTIGKLATRFRKDGKRVLLVAADTFRAAAADQLEIWAQRSGSDIVRGREGADPSSVVFDGIAAAKARSADIVLVDTAGRLQTKVNLMEELKKMRRIIERELPGQPAATLLVLDGTTGQNAISQATLFNVATKLTGVVVTKLDSTAKGGVIVAIVDALEIPIAFIGLGESADALQPFEAASFLEALFDTVPA
- the recA gene encoding recombinase RecA codes for the protein MPQDERAVALNNALVQIERQFGKGAIMRMGEITERMAFETISTGSVALDLALGIGGLPRGRIVEIYGPESSGKTTLALHVIAEAQRGGGTAAFIDVEHALDPAYAKALGIDLDNLLVSQPDTGEQALDIAEMLVRSNAVDVIVVDSVAALVTKAELEGDMGDTHVGLQARLMSQALRKLTSAISRSKCVMIFINQLREKVGVMFGSPETTSGGRALKFYASIRLDVRKLEQIKIGQDVVGTRTRVKVVKNKVAPPFRQAEFDITYGHGISKMGSIIDVALERNIVGKSGSWYTYGDQRIGQGRENAKAFLEEHTDIADEIATKIREALKTPVSTNGANGANGANGTNGVAVGASAESD
- a CDS encoding regulatory protein RecX, with the protein product MSALRSLAQRRLTEAQLWSRLERKGFQDDEIADAVARCKRDGYLDDKLYAELYVTGTRKAVGDARMVAALTAKGIDREVAFVSVQRGPLDERTRCNAALETLQRRRPEISYPSAARSLERLGFPASLIYAILRERIGSGGM
- a CDS encoding response regulator transcription factor, producing the protein MGAIRILLAEDDDAIRTLLDHHLSSEGFRCAHASDGISALGTARDGVDLAILDIGLPRLDGLEVARMLRREGRRVPILMLTGRSDEVDRIVGFEIGADDYVTKPFLPREIVARVRAILRRTGIAFEDSPRTLRFGRLVIDEGAREARVDGADVGLKPREFALLLELASNAGVALSRSMLLERVWGFDYDGDERTVDVHVRRLRAKIEEQHMIETPIATVHGYGYKFARA
- a CDS encoding HAMP domain-containing sensor histidine kinase, with the protein product MPARRFLTKAGFARRLAPMLERRRVPLLVIRLREVERVAWLQGRASARRLEKRACAVLADVAHQRLRTSDLLVHERNSEIFSIALRERSDDETISAEDCRGALERTTAAFARALPIAVETGWTLLSPGEVSLDLATASALERGAHERQRLDFFSTVAHEMRSPLGAIRGYLQTLLEEPLDPSSSRRFLEIARNETLRLGRMVDGMFAVSLLDLEYGAGPPLSQERRTFPQDALDAALAALAPRVRERCGDVRHAHMPACPVAIAFDHLVQIFINVIGNALEHAGEHRHVTVWSARRAREVEVGVDDDGPGIPLDERESIFTFGYRARSAGAGLGLAVVRRLLEHVGGSACATESPLGGARIVIRIPTG
- a CDS encoding glycoside hydrolase family 125 protein gives rise to the protein MRNGIIRVASLVCVATLLIAPLGVRALEQDTLARAAVDYRNPSNPKLEAMFRAALLNTSKQITMAQDGTAYIKTGDIPAEWLRDASAESRPFLYFAKDDPSTQKLLRAVIARMGKYLQVDPYANAFTLDYRVWEEKFELDSLAYPLILAWTYWKVTGDATIFTDDFSKGLDRALDTMEREQDHPRNSHYTHRELKDGKGNPVKYTGMIWTGFRPSDDACVYNYLIPSEMMAVVALGEIEEIERVVYRNLIKAQRAKALRTEVNNGIQEYGLVFMPNYGYVYAYEVDGLGHAVLMDDANIPSLLSAPYIGYTKPTGTVYENTRRYLLSKDNPYYYTGTVAHGIGSAHTSDGWVWPLALVMQGLTSTNDAEKRDVLNELLASDTGDHVLHESFNPNDPTKFTRADFGWPNALFSEFVMTSFDGVKPLPTSPTGDLEILGE
- a CDS encoding adenylosuccinate synthase, which codes for MSQNGSRGLVTVIVGMQWGDEGKGRVVDMMARDANIVARFGGGDNAGHTLVVEGLKLALRIVPSGVLVPGVEMFVGGGTVVSLSSLIEELDRLKDLGVDLSRIKISDRAHIVFPYHILADRAGEAARGSGAIGTTGRGIGPAYVDKVGRQGITFGDLRQPTVLADKLRFNLMSRAAGLASAGTLPSEEDLIAQTLAFAQRLGPHIVDGVVYIHDALANGKRILAEGAQATMLDIGFGTYPFVTSSHTIAGAATIGLGIGPKAIGRVIGIAKAYCSRVGAGPFPSELHDELGERLRRDGGEFGTVTGRPRRCGWFDAVVGRYAVQVNGLDSVILTKLDVLSGLDRIGVVTEYRRGEREAGISALGDPSLEVKIEWFEGWKTDIGGARSLVDLPTAARRYVDALEKMLGVPVDGASVGAERAQFAAASS